Proteins encoded in a region of the Candidatus Thermoplasmatota archaeon genome:
- a CDS encoding DUF2231 domain-containing protein, producing the protein MRSRAHILGHPLHPMLVVFPLALLPVGVLFDALGFWTGDTFWHAAAFWMFTLGVVGAILASIPGLVDYAFIVRNTSAERTGTLHMIFGFLTIAVFAIAAGLHWPPGNVPFGGGLLAAIVEGVGILLLVAQGWWGGELVYRHRRGVTERGEETEAGRAGRPARGERPL; encoded by the coding sequence ATGCGCAGCCGCGCCCATATCCTGGGGCATCCCCTCCACCCGATGCTCGTCGTGTTCCCGTTGGCGCTCCTTCCCGTCGGCGTCCTTTTCGACGCGCTCGGCTTCTGGACCGGCGACACCTTCTGGCACGCCGCCGCCTTCTGGATGTTCACGCTCGGGGTCGTCGGCGCCATCCTCGCCTCGATCCCGGGGCTCGTCGACTATGCGTTCATCGTACGCAACACGAGCGCGGAGCGCACGGGAACGCTCCACATGATCTTCGGATTCCTGACGATCGCGGTTTTCGCGATCGCGGCGGGGCTCCACTGGCCTCCCGGCAACGTGCCTTTCGGGGGCGGCCTGCTTGCGGCCATCGTGGAGGGGGTCGGCATCCTGCTTCTCGTGGCGCAGGGCTGGTGGGGCGGCGAGCTCGTCTATCGCCACCGCCGCGGCGTCACGGAGCGCGGCGAGGAGACGGAAGCCGGCCGCGCCGGGCGACCCGCGCGCGGCGAGCGGCCGCTCTGA